GGTGAGGCAATTTCAGCGAGGCCCTCACCTTGTACGgtgagacgagaggtctcattAAATTGTTTTAATGAAAACTCAGACAACCCAATTCCTCCTCTTTTCTCGGTTCCAACATGTatacattataacatatttacatttctttaatttaagtaaatgtccacgttttttttatttatattttatcttccatttactttaatacataaatgtaaataagaaagtacccctatttgaattcaataaaaatatctaaaaaataaaaatccataacaataacaaaatagaattttaattttactacaAACTAGAGATTTAGTGATTTtaccactctcaaaatacatacctactatttcttgaaaaatttattaaaaattattttaacaacaatgaatgttagctatcaaaataccgagagataattttttacaatgaaaatattttcttatatgtctccttataatgggctaattttcaaaaaataaggttacgttttctttactgttttcaagtcatttttaatttttaattttctaaaataataaaaacgcattatctttgctattttttaaaatgtatttttgaaagcgaaaaaaaaattataaaaaaaactcaaaataacaaaaagttgtttggagtgttttcattcaaaacaaattctaaactcaaaacacatttatttatttattcatattttataattataatgagaaaaaatattagaaaatttattaactttaaaatgtatatattttttaataatatattaatattaaatatttataatttactgaataatcaaatttattgaataaagtatcattataaaattattttcaaattttcaaagagaatgcgttttctaattttttgttttgaaaaataattttttaaaatgacaaagtgaacgcgttttcaattttctaaaaataaattaccaaaatagaaaactaaaaataaattcaaaattcaaaactaaaaattgaaaagtaaagagaatggagtctaacattttcttgattgtggacttatagtgtttatatgtttgtttaaaaCTTTACATGATGATTgatacttgtttgagtttgagactttatgtttgaactttgatgatgtttctaatttgaaatttgcatgataaatgaatgaatcaacttttgatgatattagtttagaatttgaagataatgaatcattaatgatgtGCATGtgttattaattgataatttgataattttttataattttacaagattttgaatttcttttttaaaaagtgtatctcgcttcgcaaaggcatGCTTCAGGTTTCAAGACCCTTTGCACTTCGAACCTTTCAAAACTAtgctatctatatatatatatatatatatatatttatcattttgtcTGTGTCGGATTTACTTGATGAGGGCTTGTAAGGGGTGTTTGGGGAGGAGGGGTGGGGCCAAGCCTCATTTTAGTTGTATGGAACAAATGTTAACATTCTCGTATATTGATAATTCATGAAACAGATTATACTAAATTAGCAGACACAACTTATCTCTCTCAAAAGATTTGAACCTGCTTTGCAATAGGAAAAATTATCTACTTTTACAGTGTTTGtctatgattaattaattaaaaggatatagataataattgttataaaggtaatagttaaattttaataaatatattttatttttatataaaatatatttatttattaatgatAAATGAATTGTCTTTgtaacattttattttaaaactaaaaacaatgTAAGTAttattctagaaaaaaaaaatcaacgaACTATTTTAGTTTaacttttaaaagaaaaggtagagtggaGGAAATAATTTTACAACAATTTATACGAGGGAAGACCACTGAGCACTTTTATTTTTAGGAATAAGAATTTTTTGTTACATTGTTATGATTTTTGCACAtgaaatatgattaaattatgCTAAGTGTTCTTGGgctattaatataattttttaggtaaaatgaaaaatatcgTAAATATAGATAATCTAGTAAGTTTATTCCATTAATAAAGATTATTGTCCAAAAGGGTGAGATGTATTAATTGTTTAAAGAGATAAAATTGCATTTTTGTCGGTACAAAAATTTAGATGAAGTACCTAATtgtctttaatttaaataaaactatatAATAGTATCTTattaacatttatatttatattataatataaataaatactatatttttgtattataaaatattgtcaataaaatattttttaaaatactttttatgtattttaattacaatttaaaattaaccatattaataaaatttaaattcatgacttttaaataattttaccaacacataaaaaatcattttattaaaaattacaaatgtaacagattattcaataaatacaAGTAACAGACCACCACTCTACTCATGGGTCTCCTGGTGTTGATTTTATTCATGGATTTTGTCAATCATCACTGGTGCTGTGAAGCTGCGATTCCCATACTTCTAGTAAAGCTAATCCATTGACAATTCCCATGTATTTCAATGTTCATACATACAGACTCcgcatattttattttagtactCATCCTCCTTTCATACGCCGAAACAAGCCTATAAATATGTGAAACGGCCATTGAAGGAGATGGGGTTCGCAGCTGTAGGGTAGAGGATAAATAAAATGGGCTTTCAGAAGTTCTATTGGTACTCTCTTCTTCTTGCTGTATTGGGCTTCTTGTTGTTGAATGCAGTAGTTCTCTGTAATGGAGGGATTACAAGTGGTTTTGTGAGGAAGCCTGAGAAAACTGTTGATATGTTCGTTGACAGTGATGTCTTCCGTGCCCCTTCTGGTTATAATGCTCCTCAACAGgtctttcttctttgtttatttttcttgatttttcacAGTTTCTTTAACTGATTGATCACTTGAACTATCTGTAAACTTTTGTGAGTTTTCCTCTCTGTGGGTATTGCTTTGGGGACAAAAATAATGGCTCCAATATTCAATTGTGGGTATTGTTTTTAAACGTTCGCTTTCAGTTTTTTTTGCGTGTGTTACTATCCATTTTCAgttgagaaaatgaaaaatgaaccTGTAAATGCATgaattattttacttatttcttCTCTGGCATCTGTGATAAGGTGCATATAACACAAGGAGATCATGTGGGGAAAGGGGTAATAGTGTCTTGGGTTACCATGGATGAAGCTGGTTCAAGCAGAGTCCTGTATTGGACTGAGAAGAGCAAGCTCAAGAGCAAAGCCGAGGGATTAGTTGTTACCTATAAATTCCACAATTATACTTCTGGTTACATTCATCACTGCGCCATAAACAATTTGAAGGTGGGTTTTCATGGCCAGTACTCTAATTTCAATTCCCAGTTCCATTTGCATACCCTATGCTATACTTTAAAGAGTTTCACTGCATTTGCAGAAAAATGTAGTGTGCTTGAGATTTTCAGTAGGAAAAGACAAATGAGTGTATGAAAAGATTAAATTTGTTCTCTGGCAGTTCAATACAAAGTACTACTATGAAGTAGGGATTGGACACACAACAAGAACTTTCTGGTTTACTACTCCCCCGGAGGTTGGCCCAGATGTCGCATATACATTTGGTGTAATAGGTAAGCTTCCTCATATGATGATGTGTATCTTGCCATGAAATAGTGTTTGATTTTTGGCAAAGGTGGAACTAGCTAGGTTCcattgcttatatatatatatatatatatatataagcaatgGACTGGAGAATGGATACTAAGAAAGTATTTAACTACCATTATCTTCATGATATGATTCTTtgaatttcttttgaaatttatagtgTATAACAATCTTGTCTGGGTAGTGCCTATCATTTTGGAAGAAAGGCTTAGTTCTTGTCCCGACTTCTGTTTAAGCTTGCTTTGCAAGGAGGTTGTTTGActgattataaataaataaaaggggaAGAGCAAGGAAACACTTTTACTTGTTTTATTACTGCTTCTGACTCTTTCTGTGAgttggttttggtttttgtaTTCTACTGACTCGGCTGACCATCTTTTGCAGGGGATCTTGGCCAGAGTTATGATTCGAACAAGACTCTTGCTCATTATGAATTAAACCCCAGAAGAGGGAAAACGGTGTTGTTTGTTGGGGATCTCTCTTATGCAGATAACTATCCAAACCATGATAATGTTAGGTGGGATACATGGGGAAGGTTCGTTGAGAGAAGTGCTGCCTATCAACCTTGGATATGGACTGCAGGAAATCACGAGATCGATTTTGCCCCTGAAATTGTAAGCTTCATGCATCATGTATAatctttcatttgttttaagtattttataattaccatcctcttttcttttttctttttttaattttttggtctAGTGAGAAACATGATTCACAATGTCTGCTCTGTACACGTCTTTAGTTTCCTCTCATAGGTTAAACTTTAGCTCCTTTGAAAGTGCTTATATTCCAGATATCTTCATTCCCCTTCACAGAACCAAAAATATAGTACTGCATTGCCTCTATTGAACTGAATGTCTTAGCTTAACATCAAGAAGAAGCACATTCGTGATTTCCTAGTGTCACAGTAAACTAAAAATAGACAGACTGTCACAACTCACACCCACCCTTATTATGTACAACATGATGGTGCTTTCATGAATCATATTCCAATTCCCTTACATGTATGTGTATGTTTACGACTCTTTAATTATAGCAAATTTAACATGACAGAGAAGAGGTGATGTTTTTGCAGGGTGAAGTAATGCCATTTAAGCCTTTTACCCATCGTTACCATGTTCCTTATAAAGCTTCAGACAGTAGCACTCCCCTCTGGTACTCAATTAAGAGAGCTTCAGCGTACATCATTGTCCTGTCTTCATATTCGGCATATGGTAAGGATTCTGATGCTTTTCTCTGTTCATCGGCAGAAATATATGCAGTAACATGCACATATGCGGCAGACTTGCCTTCTTTCAGTGGTCTAAAGTACATTGCATACAAGGGTCTGTTGTTGTAGGACAAATGCTATTAAGTCAATGTTTTCATGAGTTAACTTTTGTTTCTGCTGATTTCTTTTAGGTAAATACACTCCTCAAAACCAATGGATTGAGGCAGAGTTTCCAAAAGTAAACAGGCACGAGACACCATGGTTAATTGTTCTTATGCATGCCCCGTGGTATAACAGCTATGGCTATCATTACATGGAAGCAGAAACTATGAGAGTGATGTATGAGCCGTGGTTTGTAAAATACAAAGTTGATGTTGTGTTTTCTGGTCACGTTCACGCCTATGAAAGATCGGTAAGAGCACTGTtagcatatacatatattggtACAAATTCTTATGGCATTTGGAGCACTGCAGATCACTTACCATTTGGCATTTGTCTGATGATTTTAAGCTTCTGAATTAGctatcattctcttcttctACCCTAATGACTGTGCAATCAAGGAAATTGTCACATTGGCCAAAGTAGAGGAGTTCCTTTGtggaggaaaaataaaatgttgaAAACGTTGTGCTGCTTGCTTGAAATCAAGTTGGAACTTCAAATTTTCAGTTAGGCTGCTGAGTGCGTGAATTTACATTTATTCTTGGCATTCTGGAACTTTGTACTGCTCTTCGGTGACTATTCTTTGTGCATCACAGGAACGTGTATCCAACATTGCTTACAACATTGTGAATGGTATCTGCACTCCTAGAAGGGACAAATCTGCCCCTGTATACATAACCATTGGTGATGGTGGAAATATTGAAGGCTCGGCCACTGAGTaagattagtatatattaagTATAGAATTGGTGTCCTCTGATCTGACAGCCCCAATCTGTTGCGTaagtaaattaaaatgttttttttttttatttgggtttTTTGCGATGCTTGCAGCATGACGGAGCCACAGCCACATTATTCAGCTTTCCGTGAGGCCAGTTTTGGTCATGCCATTTTTGAGATTAAGAACCGGACGCATGCTTATTACACATGGCACCGTAATCAGGATAGCTATGCTGTAGAAGCTGATTCTTTATGGTTTTTCAACCGATACTGGCACCCGGTTGATGATTCGACGAGCAcccgatgatgatgatgacgaggaggaggaggaggttaAGTCCAAAAAGATTGGCCGTACCCCTCCTAgcattcctttcttcttgtaATGCCCCTTTTTCTCTGCtgatttttcttcacaattgTGTTGTAGTTTTGGAAACAAAATACTCCAATTATCCCAAGGATGAAGTTTTCTACTCTTCACAAGGGAGTTAGCTTCTGTCCCACTTGCTAGAAGATCGTCATATTTCAACAAGCAACCAGAAGGCTGGAAGCCTTCCTGCATTGACATGGAGCCATTCCCGTCTGCTAGATAATAGATATCATCTCTGTAGTGGTTTTGTTTGGGAGATTAAGAATGGTGTTATGTTCCTGTGCATGATGATGGCCATTTTCACTTCATCTGTTGCAAAATAAGCTATTGACCTATGAAATCTCCATTTCCATGTTGATACGTGAGCTGTGGGACGGTAAAATGTTTGTGATCCTTGCTGTAATCATTACTACTGTTATGGGTGGCTCTGAAAAACGAGTAGGAATGTGGATTTGTGATTTTTACATCCTGGGATAATCATGGTTGGAAATTGAGTGATCTAGTACATGTTTTCTTGGAAACTAgccatttaattaattgaacttaGAAACCGGTAAATATAAGTTAGAAATCAGTTAGGGTTAGGCACGGGAATTGATGAGGTGAAGAATCCAATTATCTTGTTGCTAAATGGGCATAGCATCTCcacacaaaaaataaagtaacaaaTGTCCTTGTACCTTCATTTCCAATGCCTTGCATGGAACTGCTTCTGTATCATGTTCATGGCTTGAGACTGGCCAAGAGATTTTTGCCACTACAAACTTCAGGAGCATTCAGGTGTTTTAAGCATCTCTGCATTGTTTCTCATAGAAGTGCCAGTGTCAGTCGTCTCCTCTCATTTGCAAGGGAATAACAAGTACATGAATCTAGTATTTAGCTACCGTTAGGTCACAGCAAacaataacaaatttacaaGGTGGCCCTAATTCTGACATCAGatcaacaaaatttcaaaataaataaaataaaactcgtCCTTCAAGCTGGGGATTTCATCTAGTTAACCTGTTACCAGATGGTCAATTGTTGGAATAAGATCACTGAGGTTGTATGctgtcttcatcatcatcatcatcatcatattctTTTAACACTGTCACCGTGAACCGATACAAGTCCCTCGCTCGCAAGAGTAGCAAGTGCATTTCGGAGCTGATagaaacatatatacatatatatcaaaacGATCAGCACAAGCACAAGCTGCAGCTGAAAGCAAGCAAGGTGAAAGAtatgaaagaaggaaaagtacTAACATCATTAAGGTGGACTTCAGCAGTGGAACCTTGCTGCTTCTTTAAGTCTTCCAACAACTGCAGCATAgtcattgaaaaaaataagttttggtTGGAGCTGTATATTACAGAACTAAAATGGTTGGATCTTAATCTTTATAGATTGGGTGGGCACCTCCAACAATCGCGCAGATGGTCCTCCAATCCGCAACTTCTCCATAATTAGGTCACGAGTGGATGATAACAGATTTTCTCTTCTTGCCCTTTCACTTGCAGAGACCCCGGTCATAATGAGATCCATATCAATGGTTCCTGCTCAAAAAAGCCTCAACTGTAAGATCCAGTTTCTTGGCAAGTAGTTAGAAACAACTCGGCATGGCATGGGCAATGGCACTACAGAACGAAGAGGTAGAGTGCAAACTGCTAAAAGAGAGCAGCATTAAAATTAACTGAAGAATACATATTTCTCATTGAACTAGGAAATAAAATGCCAAGCACGTGTATCAAGCTATATGCCCATAAAAGAGCAGAAAATAAGAATATGAGAAACCGCTCAAGGAACAAAAAACAAGTTTGACGTTCTTCAGTTAGGGGGAAGTAAGTAACAACTATTGCagataaatttgtaaaaagccCGCTGTATGATGAACTCCTGTCATAACTTGACTCTTATCAAAGacttcaaataagaaatcagcCAAGAACAATATTTTCTGTTAAAAAGAAccggaaaaaaaaatatttgtgtgCTCTTTCAGGCAATATGCAAAAGACCTGTTGCGTATACAGAAAAAACTTGGATTGCAACTCAGCTAGTACTTTCCATGAAAAAATTAGTAGGCAACTGAAGGGCCAAAGCCGAAGAATATAAATTGCAAAGTGGAGCAGTTAAACATTTACCAGTGGTGTGATCTGTTGCAGACTGTTGCAATGCAACTCTCAGAAGACGAAAAGCCTCCATTACATCTCTCTTCTCCACCTGTGCATGTAAAAGGACAAGATTAAACAAGTGCAACCATGATAATCATTCTATAATGCTAGGACAACACTCTTCACCAACCAATTCTGAGAAGCGAATCCTAGCCAGGGCTTCACTGAGGCGTATCAGACTCTCAATTTGCCGAGGTGTTGCTGTTATGACCTGTTGATATAATCAGAACAATTGAGATAAAGCCAATGCAAGGTCAAGAAGTGCGGAGCAGGGTTATATTTGAGAAACCtatcattatcaaaataatagaTAAAGGGAAATAACCAAAACTAACTAGGATTATATGATCATGGAAAAGGTCAAAGGCTAGACATCATTTGAGAGCCAACTGCATTTTATGATGCTGGACATTGGAATTGTTTAGTTCAAGAAAAGCTGGATCACATTCTGGTTTCCTCCAAATATAGTGGGCATTGCCACTACTAGAGATAGACAACTGGAAGAAATACTATAGGGCCTTTATACCTTCTTGCTACGACCTGGGAAGTTTCCTCTTCTCATCTCTACATATCCTCTTGTCAACTCTTCTGCAGCTTCATCAGATAACTGTGGATGTATATTTTTTCTTGCATAGCTCACATATGCAGTTAGTGTCTGAAGGTCCAAGACATGATTCTGTGTATTCTGCAAGTATGGGCATGAAAACTTGGGGTTTTAACAACAGAAGTCCATAGATTTTACTTGGTCAGAAGAGAAAAAGCAAATATTTTTTCGGACCTCAGGATTCTCAAAGTGTAATGCAACAATATGCTTAGCTAGGCGCCTGTCTGTCTGCTCATCGGCCTTGTCAAGAATTAAGTAAATTAAATCAAACCTGAAAAGGCATCAGCCTGTCAGAATCCCTAGTGTTCATTCTAACATGTTGCATCATCCACCAAACACAAATGGGCATCACTAGTTCATTATCTACAATTAGAACTTCATCTAACAAGGTATAGTGGCACAGATGCTGGTGGCATCAATAGTATGTTACAACTAGAGAAGGGATATCCCTGCAGTTCAAAACATAAGATAATCATACCAGCCTATATTGCTGGTTTGCTATATCAACATCTGTGCATGTGTATAACTACTCTATTGTGAGCATGCTCCTGTCAATGCAGCATATAGGTTAGGTAGGATAGAAGATTGCAACGCCTTTCTTTTGATTGTCAAGTTCAATTCTAACATCATGCTAATATGGGTGATACAGAAACTATACCATAAATAGTACAAAATGCATTCTTTTACCTGGACAGCAAGGTAGGAGGTAAGTGTATGTTGTCAATAACTGACAAGCGGGGATTGTATCGTGAACCACTTGGATTTGCACAAGCCAATACTGATGTTCTGGCATTAAGGGAAGCAATTATCCCTGCTTTAGCAATTGAAACAGTTTGTTGTTCCATCACCTGAAAATATGACTTATTATTAGACCAGCAACAGAGATGCAGAATGGCATGCTAATTTGTTATAGAAAGACATTTCAACAAAACTTTGCATGTTGTTTGCAACCCTTTGTGATCAATGATACATTATGCCTCATCTAAGTAGATGCAAAATGACCCCACTTCAAACtaattttgaaaaggaaaataattaacCTCGTGCAACATGCTTCTTGCACTGTCAGACATTTTGTCAAATTCATCAATACAGCAGATACCTCTATCACTCAAAACCAAGGCTCCACTCTCCAATACCTAGAAAATATCCCACAAATAGGGAGTCAGTTTTCCTATGTTATGTAATATTCTGGTGGATAAGAAATACAAAGATCATGTAATAATAGTATCACACAGTTTCCCCAGTCTCAGGATCTTTAGTAACATAAGCAGTCAAACCAACAGCAGAGCTTCCCCTTCCACTGGTGTAAATACCACGAGGAGATAGTTTGTGTATGTACTGAAGCAGCTGAGATTTACTGGTTCCAGGATCACCAACAAGAAGAATGTTGATGTCACCACGGAAGCTAGCCCCAGATGCCAACTTGAGTGCATTCCCACCAAAAAGCTATATTGAAGGTCACTTCAAATTTAATATCAGCACAGCTGGTAAAATTTAAAACGAGGCCACTACTAAATCAAGCAACTAGAATACCTGACATAGAAGGCCCTTTTTGACATCCTCAAGCTCCCATATGTTTGGTGCCAAAGATCTTACTAATCTCTCATATATATCAGGCTGCCTTGATAGTTCTTTCAGTTTCTCCACCTGCAATGGTGAATAAACAAGTGAATGAAGTTGAATACAAGCAAATAATTATtgcagaaaaaaaagaaattaatatacCTTGTCTTCTTCAATTCTACCTGAGCCATTCTCAATTTCCATAGCATCCTCTGTTTGCATTCTTGACTTGTCAGTCTTTTTTAGATGAAGACAGTCTATGTAAGTCTGGAACAAGAAAAGATTAAATTAGACCATAAAAGCATTGATAGCTTCAGAGAGACCGAGGAAGAAATGCATGCCTTGAATAAAGATTTCACAGTTCTGTGTGTTGGCCCAATTCTAACACTCATGGCCCTGTAAATTCCAGTGACCTAACAAAGAAACAAACACATTATTCCACAGAAGAAGAggcaaaaggaaaaaatatgtattatatcACAATAAAAATGAAGTACATCTTGCATGGGTAATAGGATGGTGACATATGGCCTCACCTCAACTCTGTCACCAGGCTTCCCAGCATCTACCAGTTTGTCATGCATCAACAAGCTTACTGTGTGTGGTGTCCCAGCCTCGGGGATCTCATCTGGTGTCTCTTGTAATTTCACAATCTGCTTGTCAGCAAACCTATTTTGGGATGTGGACCAATTAATACACATCAGCTATTAACCCAAATTTCCATTTATTCTATGGGAAGCATGTCTGCCAACTGAGAAGATTATaggaacaaaaaataataataaacatgtaaggAGTCGAATTATCTAATAACAATTTCACTTCCAGTCGACAGGTGCACCTTGTTAAGAGCCCTTAGTGAAGTACACTGAATTTTGCTTTGGTCTTTCTGAAATTCTGGGTCTACAAACATATTCTTCCATGACAGTTTGTCTAGAGTTACTCTTCAATATCAGCCTTATATGAAACTTTATATAAACAGTCTCAACTACCCTTTAATACACACGCCAGCAtttggtaaaaataataaattaagcaTGAATTCTTACGGAAGTGTAAGGTGCCAAATCCCAAAAGCAGTAACCTAATGACCATTTAAGGAGCCCAAAAGAATAGCCTATATGGTCAAGAAGACAGGGACTGGAGTTCAAATAAATAGACTTTCCATGCCAGAAGCTGGAGAATCAGACAGTCAATAGGAATTCAAGCATCTGCCAACTCAAATAGGCTGCTGAAAGAACATTAAGGCCATAGTTTTTTATAGAATCTGTTTAAAACCCCAGATATGAGtagttaaattttaacttaTGCCCAGCAAACA
This genomic stretch from Diospyros lotus cultivar Yz01 chromosome 1, ASM1463336v1, whole genome shotgun sequence harbors:
- the LOC127802479 gene encoding purple acid phosphatase-like codes for the protein MGFQKFYWYSLLLAVLGFLLLNAVVLCNGGITSGFVRKPEKTVDMFVDSDVFRAPSGYNAPQQVHITQGDHVGKGVIVSWVTMDEAGSSRVLYWTEKSKLKSKAEGLVVTYKFHNYTSGYIHHCAINNLKFNTKYYYEVGIGHTTRTFWFTTPPEVGPDVAYTFGVIGDLGQSYDSNKTLAHYELNPRRGKTVLFVGDLSYADNYPNHDNVRWDTWGRFVERSAAYQPWIWTAGNHEIDFAPEIGEVMPFKPFTHRYHVPYKASDSSTPLWYSIKRASAYIIVLSSYSAYGKYTPQNQWIEAEFPKVNRHETPWLIVLMHAPWYNSYGYHYMEAETMRVMYEPWFVKYKVDVVFSGHVHAYERSERVSNIAYNIVNGICTPRRDKSAPVYITIGDGGNIEGSATDMTEPQPHYSAFREASFGHAIFEIKNRTHAYYTWHRNQDSYAVEADSLWFFNRYWHPVDDSTSTR
- the LOC127802330 gene encoding DNA replication licensing factor MCM4 encodes the protein MASDSSPADVQFGPSSPDDSISSPIGNTFSSPGNPAGRRRGRRSSASDATPTPPPRSRFTTPDATPTPSSSHRRGGGRRNSMSTPPVAATPSYTDEAPPSSEGGEGEDADDAPPMFVWGTNISVQDVNAAILRFLRHFREHPEDDEGKYMKAVHHVIEIEGDSLEVDAHDVFDYDTDLYTKMVRYPLEVLAIFDIVLMDMVGRINPMFEKHIQARIFNLKTSTTMRNLNPSDIEKMVSLKGMIIRSSSIIPEIREAIFRCLVCGYYSDPIVVDRGRINEPTLCGKEECLAKNSMTLVHNRCRFADKQIVKLQETPDEIPEAGTPHTVSLLMHDKLVDAGKPGDRVEVTGIYRAMSVRIGPTHRTVKSLFKTYIDCLHLKKTDKSRMQTEDAMEIENGSGRIEEDKVEKLKELSRQPDIYERLVRSLAPNIWELEDVKKGLLCQLFGGNALKLASGASFRGDINILLVGDPGTSKSQLLQYIHKLSPRGIYTSGRGSSAVGLTAYVTKDPETGETVLESGALVLSDRGICCIDEFDKMSDSARSMLHEVMEQQTVSIAKAGIIASLNARTSVLACANPSGSRYNPRLSVIDNIHLPPTLLSRFDLIYLILDKADEQTDRRLAKHIVALHFENPENTQNHVLDLQTLTAYVSYARKNIHPQLSDEAAEELTRGYVEMRRGNFPGRSKKVITATPRQIESLIRLSEALARIRFSELVEKRDVMEAFRLLRVALQQSATDHTTGTIDMDLIMTGVSASERARRENLLSSTRDLIMEKLRIGGPSARLLELLEDLKKQQGSTAEVHLNDLRNALATLASEGLVSVHGDSVKRI